A region of Pieris rapae chromosome 20, ilPieRapa1.1, whole genome shotgun sequence DNA encodes the following proteins:
- the LOC110994101 gene encoding trypsin 3A1-like isoform X1 translates to MSLWAILFVSILCRKSICETDSDEMESENIFRKSMTQQEYDGLPIEYPVKSTRTNKLTTLDQVSETPDRRFRRIYNADEVASIEAYPFLAALLVNKQLWCGAAVIANDRVLTAAHCLQLQYNNRFFREYVKMLTIRLGSSNATSGGEIYRVSEIFFHPNYKPDTLEFNFAVIRLHRNISNDRMKSKVAKIDYATERIVPTDSVITFLGWGSVLGIGGLGGQVLLQKLELPIYDLADCQEIYGRELVTRTNFCAGYITKAKNVCNHDAGGPAILNGVLVGILSFSSKRCDLLDQPAVFSAVGAVTTWIDTIGENSFKLTNTELKYPDWINRQE, encoded by the exons ATGTCTCTGTGGGCGATTCTTTTCGTATCGATTTTATGTCGCAAAAGTATTTgcgaaacagattcagacgAAA TGGAATCAGAGAATATATTTCGAAAGAGCATGACACAGCAGGAGTATGATGGTCTGCCTATAGAGTACCCAGTGAAGTCGACACGGACAAATAAACTCACTACATTAGATCAAG TTTCAGAAACTCCAGATAGGCGCTTTAGACGGATTTACAACGCAGATGAAGTAGCCTCTATTGAAGCGTATCCCTTTTTGGCCGCTTTACTTGTCAACAAGCAACTTTGGTGCGGCGCTGCGGTCATCGCCAATGACAGAGTCCTGACTGCTGCACATTGTCTACAGTT gcAATACAACAATCGTTTTTTCCGTGAATACGTAAAGATGCTAACAATCCGATTGGGATCCTCAAATGCCACATCTGGCGGAGAGATATACCGGGTGTCGGAGATATTCTTTCACCCCAATTACAAGCCAGATACACTTGAGTTTAATTTCGCAGTGATCCGATTACATAGAAATATATCCAATGATAGAATGAAAAGTAAAGTTGCCAAGATCGACTATGCCACAGAAAGGATTGTACCTACGGACAGTGTCATTACTTTTCTTGGATGGGGTTCGGTTTTG GGAATCGGTGGCCTCGGCGGACAAGTGTTACTGCAAAAGTTGGAGTTACCTATATACGACTTAGCCGATTGTCAAGAAATATATGGCCG AGAATTGGTGACTCGTACAAACTTCTGTGCTGGATATATTACAAAAGCTAAGAATGTTTGCAAT CATGATGCAGGTGGACCAGCTATACTGAATGGGGTACTGGTAGGAATTCTCTCTTTTTCCTCCAAACGCTGTGACCTCTTGGACCAGCCAGCTGTTTTCTCTGCAGTAGGAGCTGTCACAACATGGATAGACACAATCGGTGAAAACTCATTTAAACTTAC gaATACAGAGTTAAAATATCCAGACTGGATCAACAGACaagagtaa
- the LOC110994101 gene encoding trypsin 3A1-like isoform X2 has product MSLWAILFVSILCRKSICETDSDEMESENIFRKSMTQQEYDGLPIEYPVKSTRTNKLTTLDQETPDRRFRRIYNADEVASIEAYPFLAALLVNKQLWCGAAVIANDRVLTAAHCLQLQYNNRFFREYVKMLTIRLGSSNATSGGEIYRVSEIFFHPNYKPDTLEFNFAVIRLHRNISNDRMKSKVAKIDYATERIVPTDSVITFLGWGSVLGIGGLGGQVLLQKLELPIYDLADCQEIYGRELVTRTNFCAGYITKAKNVCNHDAGGPAILNGVLVGILSFSSKRCDLLDQPAVFSAVGAVTTWIDTIGENSFKLTNTELKYPDWINRQE; this is encoded by the exons ATGTCTCTGTGGGCGATTCTTTTCGTATCGATTTTATGTCGCAAAAGTATTTgcgaaacagattcagacgAAA TGGAATCAGAGAATATATTTCGAAAGAGCATGACACAGCAGGAGTATGATGGTCTGCCTATAGAGTACCCAGTGAAGTCGACACGGACAAATAAACTCACTACATTAGATCAAG AAACTCCAGATAGGCGCTTTAGACGGATTTACAACGCAGATGAAGTAGCCTCTATTGAAGCGTATCCCTTTTTGGCCGCTTTACTTGTCAACAAGCAACTTTGGTGCGGCGCTGCGGTCATCGCCAATGACAGAGTCCTGACTGCTGCACATTGTCTACAGTT gcAATACAACAATCGTTTTTTCCGTGAATACGTAAAGATGCTAACAATCCGATTGGGATCCTCAAATGCCACATCTGGCGGAGAGATATACCGGGTGTCGGAGATATTCTTTCACCCCAATTACAAGCCAGATACACTTGAGTTTAATTTCGCAGTGATCCGATTACATAGAAATATATCCAATGATAGAATGAAAAGTAAAGTTGCCAAGATCGACTATGCCACAGAAAGGATTGTACCTACGGACAGTGTCATTACTTTTCTTGGATGGGGTTCGGTTTTG GGAATCGGTGGCCTCGGCGGACAAGTGTTACTGCAAAAGTTGGAGTTACCTATATACGACTTAGCCGATTGTCAAGAAATATATGGCCG AGAATTGGTGACTCGTACAAACTTCTGTGCTGGATATATTACAAAAGCTAAGAATGTTTGCAAT CATGATGCAGGTGGACCAGCTATACTGAATGGGGTACTGGTAGGAATTCTCTCTTTTTCCTCCAAACGCTGTGACCTCTTGGACCAGCCAGCTGTTTTCTCTGCAGTAGGAGCTGTCACAACATGGATAGACACAATCGGTGAAAACTCATTTAAACTTAC gaATACAGAGTTAAAATATCCAGACTGGATCAACAGACaagagtaa
- the LOC110994103 gene encoding V-type proton ATPase subunit G, which translates to MASQTQGIQQLLAAEKRAAEKVSEARKRKAKRLKQAKEEAQDEVEKYRQERERQFKEFEAKHMGTREGVAAKIEVETKVKIEEMVKMVQTQQEAVIQDILQLVYDIKPELHVNYRIV; encoded by the exons ATGGCGAGTCAAACACAAGGGATCCAGCAATTGTTGGCAGCTGAAAAGCGTGCTGCAGAAAAAGTGTCAGAGGCAAGAAAGC GCAAAGCGAAACGCCTAAAGCAAGCCAAGGAAGAGGCCCAGGATGAAGTTGAAAAGTACAGACAGGAGCGTGAAAGGCAGTTCAAGGAATTTGAAGCCAAG CATATGGGCACAAGGGAAGGTGTTGCAGCTAAGATAGAAGTAGAGACCAAGGTCAAGATTGAAGAGATggtcaaaatggtccagaccCAACAGGAAGCT GTTATTCAAGACATTCTTCAGCTGGTATATGACATCAAACCTGAGTTACATGTCAACTACCGCATAGTCTAA